GATCCACCTCTTAAAATGATTAAAGAGGCTTTTCTCAAGTTTTTTTATGAAAGTCCTAGTGGTACTTTAGAAGAGGCTATACATTTATTTTGCACTTCTTCTAAAAAGACGCTATCATTTGCAGAATCGTGTACAGGGGGTTCTCTTGCATCTAAAATGACAGCACTTACAGGTGCTTCTAAGTACTTTAAAGGCTCAATTGTTGCTTATGCAAATGAGGTCAAGGAACACGTTTTAGGTGTTTCGAGTGAAACTCTTGCAACAAGGGGCGCTGTTAGCGAAGAAACTGTAAAAGAGATGGCAAGAGGTGTAAAATTGCGCATGAATACAGATTTTTCTATAGCGGTTTCTGGTATTGCAGGACCAGATGGAGGAAGTGTAGAAAAGCCTGTAGGTACTGTGTGTGCAGCAATTGCGTATGATAGCGAAGTTTATGCCTGGACTTTTCAGGCAGATGGTACGCGGGAGATGATTATTAATTATTCTGTTAACGAAGTTTTGGGGACCTTTTGGCAAAGAATATGCAAGCAATACAGATAACCAGCGTTCAAAATCCGCTTGTTAAGCAAGTTGTTCGCCTAAGAGAGCGCAAAGAGAGAGATGGCTCTCATCTATTTTTAATAGAGGGTTATCGTGAGCTTTTGCGAGCTGTGGATGCTAACGTAGAGCTTACAGCACTTTTCTTTTGCAGAGATTATTTTTTAGGCTCGAATGAAGATAAGCTCATTTTGAGGGCAAAGTGTAAAACTTATGAGTGTGCGCCTTCTGTTTTTCAAAAAATTTCCTACAGAGATCGCCCTGATGGGTTAATTGCAATTGCTGTTCAAAAGCATAAAACTCTTGCAGATTTGGCTCATTGCTTAAAGGATAATAAAGCTCCTTTTTTAGTTGCTTGCGAGGCAATTGAAAAGCCTGGTAACTTGGGAACAATTTTGCGCTCTTCAGATGGTGTTGCAGTGGATGGGTTGATTGTGTGCGATCAATGCACAGATGTTTATAATCCAAATACGGTAAGGGCTAGCGTAGGAACATTATTTAGCGTTCCTCTCTTTGAGGCAAGTAGCAAAGAAACAATAGAATGGCTTAAACAAAATAAGATACAAATTGTTGCAGCAACACCCTCTGGAGAAAAAGAATATACGAGAGTTGATCTTACAGGTCCTATTTGCATAGCCGTTGGAACAGAGCAACTTGG
The DNA window shown above is from Chlamydiales bacterium and carries:
- a CDS encoding RNA methyltransferase → MAKNMQAIQITSVQNPLVKQVVRLRERKERDGSHLFLIEGYRELLRAVDANVELTALFFCRDYFLGSNEDKLILRAKCKTYECAPSVFQKISYRDRPDGLIAIAVQKHKTLADLAHCLKDNKAPFLVACEAIEKPGNLGTILRSSDGVAVDGLIVCDQCTDVYNPNTVRASVGTLFSVPLFEASSKETIEWLKQNKIQIVAATPSGEKEYTRVDLTGPICIAVGTEQLGLSDVWMNAAEIKVRIAMKGVADSLNVAQATTLLLYETLRQREK